From Calothrix sp. PCC 6303, a single genomic window includes:
- a CDS encoding DUF3419 family protein encodes MIYAPPSDIAFSQVREDPTIEMRVIKQLAQTQNHPLRLLLIASGGCTVLSLLSISEVAEIAAVDLNPAQIHLVELRRQALLNLPIAAQLDLIGANKATSEAERIKLYKKIASKLPTSTRNYWDAREQQIAFGINRVGKFEQLFRELSASFTEIGFDPLNKTQEAIESPQWRSLFENVFERDKLAVIFGEAAVNYSMDRSFGEHFADVFAHSLQKFVSTKNYFITQVWCDAYTDEIDGVPLYLQPLVQTSIRQLGTERLKLHQGTFVEKMIELGADKPFDLIQFSNISDWMPPQDLDNMLLQAVHVLKPGGALIGRRLNGDHHLASLMAAHIFVDENFSRELLESDSSFFYREVVVGWKR; translated from the coding sequence GTGATTTATGCCCCACCCTCTGATATCGCATTTTCTCAAGTTCGTGAAGATCCAACTATCGAAATGCGAGTTATCAAGCAATTAGCTCAAACTCAAAACCATCCGTTACGATTGTTGCTAATTGCATCAGGAGGCTGTACGGTACTAAGTTTACTTTCGATTTCGGAAGTGGCAGAAATCGCAGCCGTTGACTTGAATCCGGCACAAATTCATTTAGTTGAATTACGACGACAAGCATTATTAAATTTACCAATCGCAGCCCAATTAGACTTAATTGGGGCAAACAAAGCAACTTCTGAAGCCGAACGAATCAAGTTATATAAAAAGATTGCATCTAAACTACCAACTTCAACCAGAAATTACTGGGATGCACGGGAGCAGCAAATCGCTTTTGGCATCAACCGAGTTGGTAAATTTGAACAATTATTTCGTGAATTGTCAGCAAGCTTTACTGAGATTGGTTTTGACCCACTCAACAAAACCCAAGAGGCAATTGAAAGTCCTCAATGGCGCTCACTTTTTGAGAATGTATTTGAACGTGATAAACTTGCAGTTATTTTTGGGGAGGCTGCTGTTAATTACTCGATGGATCGAAGCTTTGGTGAACATTTTGCGGATGTTTTTGCTCATTCACTCCAAAAATTTGTTTCCACAAAAAACTATTTCATCACACAAGTATGGTGCGATGCTTACACAGACGAAATTGATGGAGTTCCGCTTTACCTACAACCATTAGTCCAAACTTCGATTCGGCAACTTGGAACCGAGCGATTAAAATTGCATCAAGGCACTTTTGTCGAAAAAATGATCGAGTTGGGTGCTGATAAACCCTTTGACCTGATCCAATTTTCTAATATTTCCGACTGGATGCCGCCTCAAGACCTAGATAATATGCTACTTCAAGCAGTGCATGTTTTGAAACCCGGTGGTGCATTGATTGGCAGACGACTTAACGGCGACCATCATTTAGCATCACTGATGGCTGCACATATTTTCGTTGATGAAAATTTCAGCCGCGAACTTTTGGAGTCAGACAGTTCATTTTTCTATCGTGAAGTTGTCGTTGGGTGGAAAAGATAA
- a CDS encoding AAA-like domain-containing protein, protein MTLLNYYKLGGSLEYQHPTYVVREADNELYEGLINGDLCYVLNSRQMGKSSLRVHIMKQIKEEGIKCASVDLTRIGSHVTPSEWYGGFVSELLRGFGLSKKVNFGTWWREREFLPPKQRLSQLIDDVLLTEFSGKIIIFIDEIDSILNISFKDDFFAFIRACYNQRADNPEYQRLSFCLLGVATPSDLIADKNRTPFNIGRAIALTGFRLNEVEVLGRGLSGIVARPRIILEEVLYWTGGQPFLTQKLCQLICISSDLFPEGQERESVERLVQTQIIQNWEAQDEPEHLRTIRDRLTRISENQAGRLLGLYQQILQAGEIPATDSPEQTQLRLTGLVVKQTDKLQVYNRIYAEIFNLAWVDRALENIRPYNQAFNAWVNSDFTDESRLLRGQSLQDARNWSANKGLSDLDRRFLDASQELEKRGIQRKLQVEAEATQILSQANDVLSVANHKAKRRIQIGGGVLAFVIIIAIFVGIWANKMLQEIQLEKTKSLSISANALLNSDRELEALVVALRAAKQLKSLIHVDTNTQESVRLALERTIFKIKEKNIFERHNDAVRSVAFSPDGQMIATASEDNTVRLWNIAGKEIQKITVKNQIFRNVIFSSDSKKVAAIDSQNNVTVWNVKGQKIVSFAGQNEEQFMSSICFSPNGKVIVTSGQKNTVTLWHIDSKKNKTLNGHKEPVWAISCSPNGTKIVTADRSGTLIIWSANGEQIKTFKASKKSIFGVTFSPDSKTIATAAADTTVKLWDLDGKEIIPKEPRKHDNYAISVNFSPDGKAIASTSADNTIKLWSIDGRQLKTLKGHKFSVFSASFSPDNKAIASASGDNTVKLWDIHNTEPKTLIEHRDSLWSISASPDGKTIASAGDDNTVKLWNIDGQLIKSIDTNINNQWNRIWSLNFSLNGQTIATANTDNTIRIWNLNGENIKTFTGHKDQVVDISYSPDNQTLASASFDGTIKLWNQDGRELRTFAGNAGKVRSVNFSPDGKIIASGHNDGTIKLWNLQGQNLKIIEGHISYITDAKFSPDGKIIASASQDKTIKLWNLDGQLLKTLPSSSESTQMKRPAKNGHIAQVTKISFSPDGKIIASASADATIRLWQVTDGEEIRTIEGEGYPIWNLIFSRDGQKIISVDDRGFVELWQAEILDLERLRIRGCSWLGDYLQNSPYVDESERNICK, encoded by the coding sequence ATGACACTTTTAAATTACTACAAATTAGGAGGCAGTCTCGAATATCAGCACCCGACTTATGTTGTGCGAGAGGCTGATAATGAACTCTATGAAGGCTTGATAAATGGTGATTTGTGTTATGTTTTAAACTCGCGGCAAATGGGAAAGTCGAGCTTGCGAGTGCATATTATGAAACAAATTAAGGAAGAGGGAATAAAATGCGCTTCCGTCGATTTAACTCGAATTGGTAGTCATGTTACACCCAGTGAATGGTATGGAGGATTTGTTTCCGAGTTATTACGGGGTTTTGGTTTATCGAAAAAAGTGAATTTTGGAACTTGGTGGAGAGAACGCGAATTTTTACCACCAAAGCAACGCTTGAGTCAGTTAATTGATGATGTATTGCTAACAGAGTTTTCAGGTAAAATTATTATTTTTATTGATGAAATTGATAGTATTTTAAATATCAGTTTTAAAGATGATTTTTTTGCTTTTATCCGAGCTTGTTACAATCAACGAGCCGATAATCCAGAATACCAGCGTTTGAGTTTTTGTTTACTTGGGGTAGCAACTCCCTCCGATTTAATTGCCGATAAAAACCGTACACCCTTCAATATTGGTCGAGCGATCGCATTAACTGGCTTTAGATTAAATGAAGTTGAAGTTTTAGGTCGAGGTTTGTCAGGGATAGTTGCTCGACCGAGGATCATCCTCGAAGAAGTTTTATACTGGACTGGGGGGCAGCCATTTTTAACCCAGAAACTTTGTCAACTAATTTGTATTTCTTCAGATTTATTCCCAGAAGGGCAAGAACGGGAATCTGTGGAAAGATTGGTACAAACGCAAATAATCCAAAATTGGGAAGCACAGGACGAACCAGAGCATTTACGAACTATACGCGATCGCTTAACTCGAATTTCCGAGAATCAAGCTGGAAGATTGCTGGGACTATATCAACAAATTTTACAAGCTGGAGAAATACCCGCTACCGATAGTCCCGAACAAACCCAATTACGTTTAACCGGATTAGTTGTCAAACAGACAGATAAACTGCAAGTATACAATCGCATCTATGCAGAAATATTTAACCTCGCTTGGGTAGATCGAGCATTAGAAAATATTCGTCCCTATAACCAAGCTTTCAACGCTTGGGTGAATTCTGATTTTACTGATGAGTCGCGTTTACTGCGAGGACAAAGTTTGCAAGATGCACGAAACTGGTCAGCAAATAAAGGTTTGAGTGATTTGGATCGAAGATTTTTAGATGCGAGTCAGGAATTAGAAAAGCGGGGTATCCAGCGGAAGTTACAAGTAGAAGCGGAAGCAACGCAAATATTATCTCAAGCAAACGATGTTTTATCTGTTGCCAATCATAAAGCTAAACGGAGAATTCAGATTGGAGGTGGGGTGTTAGCATTCGTAATAATTATAGCGATTTTTGTGGGGATTTGGGCAAATAAAATGCTCCAGGAAATACAACTAGAGAAAACAAAATCCTTGAGTATTTCTGCAAATGCCTTATTAAATTCAGATCGAGAACTTGAAGCTTTAGTTGTTGCATTACGAGCAGCAAAACAATTAAAATCATTAATTCACGTAGATACCAATACTCAAGAATCAGTTAGATTAGCATTGGAACGTACTATTTTCAAAATTAAAGAAAAAAATATTTTTGAAAGACATAATGATGCCGTCAGGAGTGTAGCTTTTAGTCCAGATGGTCAAATGATTGCTACTGCTAGTGAGGATAATACGGTTAGACTTTGGAACATTGCTGGTAAAGAAATCCAAAAAATCACAGTCAAAAATCAAATTTTCCGCAATGTAATTTTTAGTTCGGATAGCAAAAAAGTGGCTGCGATCGACTCACAGAATAATGTCACGGTTTGGAATGTTAAAGGACAAAAAATAGTCTCCTTTGCAGGACAGAATGAAGAACAATTTATGAGTAGTATTTGCTTCAGTCCTAATGGTAAAGTAATTGTTACTTCCGGTCAAAAAAATACAGTCACACTTTGGCATATTGATAGTAAAAAAAATAAAACTCTTAATGGTCATAAAGAACCAGTTTGGGCTATTAGTTGCAGTCCCAACGGTACGAAAATAGTCACAGCAGACCGAAGTGGGACATTAATTATTTGGAGTGCAAATGGGGAACAAATCAAAACCTTTAAAGCTAGCAAAAAATCGATTTTTGGTGTTACTTTTAGTCCAGATAGTAAAACTATTGCCACAGCAGCAGCAGACACTACTGTTAAGCTGTGGGATTTGGATGGAAAAGAAATTATTCCCAAAGAACCTCGCAAACACGATAATTACGCAATTAGTGTCAATTTTAGCCCCGATGGAAAAGCGATCGCTTCTACCAGCGCTGATAACACGATTAAATTATGGAGTATAGATGGTAGACAATTAAAAACCTTGAAAGGGCATAAATTTTCTGTTTTCAGTGCTAGCTTTAGTCCTGACAATAAAGCGATCGCTTCTGCAAGTGGTGATAATACAGTTAAACTTTGGGATATTCACAATACAGAGCCTAAAACCTTAATTGAACACCGAGATTCTCTCTGGAGTATAAGTGCAAGTCCCGATGGTAAAACTATCGCTTCTGCTGGAGACGATAATACAGTGAAACTTTGGAATATTGATGGTCAACTGATTAAATCGATCGATACCAATATTAATAACCAATGGAATCGCATTTGGTCTCTCAACTTTAGCCTCAATGGGCAAACTATTGCAACTGCAAATACCGACAATACTATTAGAATTTGGAATTTGAATGGTGAAAATATCAAAACTTTTACGGGACATAAAGACCAAGTAGTTGATATTAGTTATAGTCCAGATAATCAAACTTTAGCTAGTGCGAGTTTTGATGGTACTATCAAACTTTGGAATCAAGACGGTCGAGAACTTAGAACTTTTGCCGGGAATGCAGGTAAAGTTCGCAGTGTCAACTTTAGTCCCGACGGTAAAATTATTGCCTCCGGTCATAATGATGGCACAATTAAACTTTGGAATTTACAGGGTCAAAATCTCAAAATTATTGAAGGACATATTAGCTATATTACAGATGCCAAGTTTAGTCCCGATGGTAAAATTATCGCTTCAGCAAGTCAAGATAAAACCATTAAACTTTGGAATTTAGATGGACAATTACTTAAAACTCTCCCATCTTCTTCGGAAAGTACACAAATGAAACGTCCTGCTAAAAATGGTCACATAGCTCAAGTTACCAAAATCAGCTTTAGCCCTGACGGTAAAATTATAGCTTCAGCCAGCGCTGATGCTACAATCCGACTTTGGCAAGTAACAGATGGGGAAGAAATTAGAACCATCGAGGGAGAGGGATATCCGATCTGGAATCTAATTTTTAGTCGAGATGGTCAAAAAATTATTTCCGTTGATGATAGAGGATTTGTGGAGCTTTGGCAAGCCGAAATCCTAGATTTAGAAAGGTTAAGAATCAGAGGTTGCAGTTGGTTGGGAGACTATCTTCAAAATAGTCCCTATGTAGATGAATCCGAACGAAATATTTGCAAATAA
- a CDS encoding ArsR family transcriptional regulator — MSKLLHDGQHLLYSTELAVKIGRNEAICLQQIHYWMSISAGKVIDGIKWFWKTYQEWSEELQLSVSTVRRVIRNLKMLGLIGINRLSAKTYYQANWYTLNLEAVEALVQNEHIDAIALDSSMCSKSTDHIKDFSSEEFSPQQHFADVEEKEEVDYEPPQITHCAGDIKILDSFSSEDSNGGQFSGGEIEEENEVDTTLGKPNKSEIREICTELKRLRINPDPCLGVIKKHWENVESAIARVKEAVNEGWCNNPTGLFINSCKKGEKPKNTLDSGVKAWFEWARKERIVLAMSEGLVYTPDGKVVEIDRIMQQYPKPICNS, encoded by the coding sequence ATGAGTAAACTTTTACATGACGGACAGCATTTACTCTACTCAACAGAGTTAGCAGTAAAAATCGGTAGGAATGAAGCTATTTGCTTGCAGCAGATACATTATTGGATGAGCATATCTGCAGGCAAAGTGATTGATGGGATTAAATGGTTTTGGAAGACATACCAGGAATGGTCAGAAGAACTGCAATTATCTGTTAGTACGGTCAGAAGAGTAATCAGAAACCTGAAAATGCTTGGGTTAATTGGCATCAACAGACTATCAGCCAAAACTTATTACCAAGCAAATTGGTACACGCTTAACCTTGAGGCTGTAGAAGCTCTTGTCCAAAATGAACACATCGATGCGATCGCGTTGGATAGTTCGATGTGTTCAAAATCAACAGATCATATCAAAGACTTCTCTTCAGAAGAGTTCTCTCCACAACAACACTTTGCTGATGTGGAAGAAAAAGAAGAAGTTGATTATGAGCCACCCCAGATTACTCACTGCGCTGGAGACATAAAAATTCTTGACTCGTTTAGCTCTGAAGATAGTAATGGGGGTCAATTTTCCGGCGGCGAAATTGAAGAAGAAAACGAAGTTGATACGACTTTGGGTAAACCGAATAAATCAGAAATTAGAGAAATTTGTACTGAGTTAAAAAGATTACGCATTAACCCAGACCCTTGTTTGGGGGTGATTAAGAAACATTGGGAGAATGTAGAGAGTGCGATCGCTCGTGTGAAAGAAGCGGTAAATGAGGGATGGTGCAACAATCCCACTGGACTATTTATCAACAGTTGTAAGAAGGGTGAAAAGCCCAAAAATACCTTAGATTCCGGAGTAAAAGCCTGGTTTGAATGGGCAAGAAAAGAGCGGATAGTGCTGGCGATGTCAGAAGGATTAGTTTATACACCAGACGGTAAAGTTGTAGAAATTGACAGAATAATGCAGCAATATCCAAAACCAATTTGCAATTCGTAA
- a CDS encoding cellulase family glycosylhydrolase, translating to MERREFLNLAGFTCGATLLSPFEVIAKPFNPQKPIHRNTFYTKGRFLYDSLGNKIVLRGINLPLLDDWNFPQTDKLTELAKTGANAVRIQWYKNYGQADRPSYSIADLDKFLTRCRANRIIPIVYLADLTCKSNVNLLNSELIPWWTSKPVLSVLKKHQKYLIINLANELGVYRWSNNPTTALNSFKDAYKNAIARIRQHLQVPIMIDAPDCGTSIEVFTKIGKELINSDRSRNLLFSGHAYWAGYNGIPHLKTAIDANLPIVFGEIANKQDENINNSTSYCYYDLDGTGKNHAPQNNFTYQKLLPILKQQQIGWFAWSWWKDRCTERQMTENGDFSNLTPYGNDIVNNPVYGLKVTAKKSSAF from the coding sequence ATGGAACGTCGTGAATTTTTAAATTTGGCTGGATTTACTTGTGGTGCAACTTTATTATCTCCCTTTGAGGTTATTGCTAAACCATTCAATCCCCAAAAACCGATTCATCGCAATACTTTTTATACGAAAGGTAGGTTCTTATACGACTCTCTAGGAAACAAAATTGTTTTACGAGGAATTAATCTACCCTTACTAGATGATTGGAATTTTCCTCAAACCGATAAACTCACAGAATTAGCCAAGACGGGAGCTAACGCTGTTAGAATTCAATGGTATAAAAACTATGGTCAAGCCGATCGCCCTAGTTATTCAATTGCAGATTTGGATAAATTTCTGACTAGATGTAGAGCCAACCGTATCATTCCAATTGTATATTTGGCAGATTTAACCTGTAAATCCAATGTAAATTTACTAAATAGCGAGTTAATTCCCTGGTGGACATCCAAACCCGTTTTGAGTGTACTTAAGAAACATCAAAAGTATCTCATTATTAACCTTGCTAACGAATTGGGTGTTTATCGTTGGTCAAATAATCCCACAACTGCATTAAACTCATTTAAAGATGCTTACAAAAATGCGATCGCTAGAATCCGTCAACACTTACAAGTTCCCATTATGATTGACGCACCCGATTGCGGTACGTCAATTGAGGTGTTTACAAAGATCGGCAAGGAATTAATTAATAGCGATCGCTCGCGCAATCTTCTATTTAGCGGTCATGCTTATTGGGCTGGTTATAATGGTATCCCACACCTCAAAACCGCGATCGATGCTAATTTACCGATAGTTTTCGGTGAAATTGCTAATAAACAAGATGAAAACATTAATAATTCAACTTCATATTGCTATTACGACCTTGATGGTACTGGTAAAAACCATGCTCCCCAAAATAATTTTACCTATCAAAAATTGTTGCCGATTTTAAAACAGCAGCAAATCGGTTGGTTTGCTTGGAGTTGGTGGAAAGATAGATGTACAGAGCGACAGATGACAGAAAACGGAGATTTCTCAAACCTGACACCCTACGGAAATGATATTGTTAATAATCCTGTTTATGGATTGAAGGTGACAGCAAAGAAATCGAGCGCTTTTTGA